One stretch of Pradoshia sp. D12 DNA includes these proteins:
- a CDS encoding DUF421 domain-containing protein, producing the protein MLEYLEIIGRTSLLYVIILLVFRIMGKREIGELSLLDLVVFMMMADIAVIAIENPDDSMWKAILPIAVISIIQIILAFISLKVPFIRKLIDGKPSIIIHNGKIDKNAMRMLRYNFDDLLIQLRDEEVEKMSDVEFAIFEPSGKLSIYKKKSIKKNKQPGPIFALIQDGVIQKQNLREIGKSESWLIQELAKKGYTDVKQILFCSLEDDDLYINNSE; encoded by the coding sequence TTGCTTGAATATTTGGAAATTATAGGGCGTACTAGCCTTTTATATGTTATTATTTTGTTGGTTTTTCGGATCATGGGGAAACGGGAAATAGGAGAGCTAAGTCTTCTAGATTTAGTCGTTTTTATGATGATGGCGGATATAGCTGTTATAGCTATTGAAAATCCTGATGATAGTATGTGGAAAGCGATTTTGCCGATAGCAGTCATATCCATTATTCAAATTATACTTGCCTTTATATCACTTAAAGTGCCATTCATCCGCAAACTGATTGATGGAAAGCCATCTATTATTATACATAATGGAAAAATTGACAAAAATGCAATGAGAATGCTGCGTTATAATTTTGATGATTTGCTTATACAGTTACGCGATGAAGAAGTAGAAAAAATGAGTGATGTTGAATTTGCCATTTTTGAGCCTTCCGGGAAATTATCGATTTACAAGAAAAAATCAATTAAAAAAAATAAACAGCCAGGTCCAATCTTTGCTCTCATTCAAGATGGAGTGATACAAAAGCAAAATCTTAGAGAGATTGGAAAATCAGAGAGCTGGCTAATTCAGGAATTAGCTAAAAAAGGTTATACAGACGTAAAACAAATTCTGTTTTGCAGTTTAGAAGATGACGACCTATATATTAATAACAGTGAGTAG
- a CDS encoding TIGR04086 family membrane protein has translation MTTIETKNIGSAILYGVVTIFIMAALFSLLFSLLLRFTSISESSLTYIIMALSFLTLFIGGFISGGKGKKQGWLLGGSTGLIYTLIVFLYQYLGLETVFTSTQLIYNGCFIITAMMGGVLGVNMNGGSRN, from the coding sequence TTGACCACAATCGAAACAAAAAACATAGGTTCTGCCATTTTGTACGGAGTTGTAACCATCTTTATTATGGCTGCTTTGTTCAGCTTATTATTTTCTTTGCTACTTAGATTCACCAGCATTTCTGAATCTTCTCTAACGTATATCATCATGGCTCTCTCTTTTTTAACTTTGTTTATTGGGGGATTTATATCCGGTGGAAAGGGGAAAAAACAAGGATGGCTGCTCGGAGGCAGTACAGGCCTAATCTATACTTTAATTGTTTTCCTCTATCAATATCTGGGGCTTGAGACCGTATTTACATCCACGCAGCTAATCTATAATGGCTGTTTTATTATCACGGCTATGATGGGTGGAGTACTGGGGGTAAATATGAACGGCGGATCACGAAACTAA
- the yajC gene encoding preprotein translocase subunit YajC codes for MVLSQFLLPILLLVFFYFILIRPQQKRQKATEQMQAALQRGDKVVTIGGLHGTVDSINEGTVIIKSPDGSRLTFDRRSVSQVVEKKESPVTTTKED; via the coding sequence ATGGTATTATCCCAATTTTTGCTACCGATTTTGCTGTTGGTGTTTTTCTACTTTATCTTAATCCGTCCTCAGCAAAAGAGACAAAAAGCAACTGAACAAATGCAAGCTGCCTTACAAAGAGGAGATAAAGTCGTGACGATCGGCGGTCTTCACGGAACTGTTGATTCTATTAATGAAGGTACAGTAATTATCAAGAGTCCAGACGGTTCTCGTCTAACATTTGATAGAAGATCTGTTTCTCAAGTAGTTGAGAAAAAAGAAAGTCCAGTAACAACAACGAAAGAAGATTAA
- the tgt gene encoding tRNA guanosine(34) transglycosylase Tgt: MTAIRYELIKTCKQTGARLGRVHTPHGTFETPAFMPVGTLATVKTMSPEELKQMGANIILGNTYHLWLRPGTEVIKAAGGLHKFMNWDRAILTDSGGFQVFSLSQFRKIEEEGVHFRNHLNGDKLFLSPEKAMEIQNILGSDIMMAFDECPPYPATHEYMKKSVERTSRWAERCLNAHERPNDQGLFGIVQGGEYEDLRRQSASDLVSLDFPGYAIGGLSVGEPKDVMNRALEFTTPLLPSNKPRYLMGVGSPDSLIDGAIRGVDMFDCVLPTRIARNGTLMTSEGRLVVKNAKYSMDFGPLDPNCDCHVCKAYSRAYIRHLIRCDETFGIRLTSYHNLYFLLNLMEQVRQAIREDRLGDFREEFFENYGFNKPNAKNF, from the coding sequence TTGACAGCAATCCGTTATGAATTAATTAAAACATGTAAACAGACAGGAGCCCGACTGGGACGGGTTCATACACCTCATGGAACTTTTGAAACACCCGCGTTTATGCCTGTAGGAACTTTGGCTACAGTTAAAACGATGTCACCAGAAGAATTGAAACAAATGGGTGCCAATATTATATTAGGCAATACGTATCATTTGTGGCTGCGACCAGGTACAGAGGTCATTAAGGCTGCAGGTGGGTTACACAAATTTATGAACTGGGATCGTGCAATTTTAACTGATTCCGGCGGTTTCCAGGTTTTCAGTCTGAGTCAATTCAGAAAAATTGAAGAAGAGGGCGTGCATTTCCGTAACCATTTAAACGGTGATAAATTATTTTTATCTCCTGAAAAGGCTATGGAAATCCAAAATATTTTAGGATCTGACATTATGATGGCATTTGATGAATGCCCTCCATATCCAGCAACACATGAATATATGAAAAAATCCGTTGAGAGAACATCCAGATGGGCAGAGCGCTGTCTGAATGCGCATGAAAGACCAAATGATCAAGGGCTATTTGGAATCGTACAGGGTGGAGAATATGAAGATCTTCGCCGCCAAAGTGCCAGCGATTTAGTATCTTTGGATTTTCCGGGATATGCTATTGGCGGATTAAGTGTAGGGGAGCCGAAGGATGTCATGAATCGTGCTCTTGAATTCACTACTCCGTTATTGCCGTCCAATAAACCACGTTATTTAATGGGTGTTGGTTCTCCGGACTCCCTAATTGATGGAGCAATCCGTGGAGTTGATATGTTTGACTGCGTATTGCCAACGAGAATTGCCCGTAACGGTACACTGATGACTTCTGAAGGAAGACTAGTCGTTAAGAATGCCAAATATTCTATGGATTTTGGTCCATTGGATCCGAATTGTGACTGTCATGTTTGTAAAGCATATTCAAGAGCGTATATTCGCCACCTTATTAGATGTGACGAAACATTCGGAATTCGCTTAACCTCTTATCATAATCTATATTTTCTGCTAAACTTAATGGAGCAAGTTCGACAAGCCATCAGGGAAGACCGGCTTGGAGACTTTAGGGAAGAATTTTTTGAGAATTATGGGTTCAATAAACCAAATGCAAAAAACTTCTAA
- the queA gene encoding tRNA preQ1(34) S-adenosylmethionine ribosyltransferase-isomerase QueA has protein sequence MKVDLFDFHLPEELIAQTPLEKREESRLMVLDKETGDVNHTQFKHIKEFLKPGDCLVLNDTKVLPARLHGEKKDTGAHIELLLLKQIKGDVWETLAKPAKRIRVGTEVVFGDGQLTAVCVKEMEHGGREFEFKYDGIFYEVLEELGEMPLPPYIKERLSDKDRYQTVYAREEGSAAAPTAGLHFTEELLAEIKEMGVHLAFITLHVGLGTFRPVSSDTIEGHDMHSEFYQMNAETAQLLNRVRAEGGNIFSVGTTSTRTLETIARDHNGSFAEASGWTNIFIYPGFEFKAIDGMITNFHLPKSTLIMLISALAGREHVLNAYNTAVREKYRFFSFGDAMFIK, from the coding sequence ATGAAAGTAGATTTATTTGATTTTCATCTGCCTGAGGAATTAATTGCGCAAACTCCGCTTGAAAAACGCGAAGAAAGCAGATTGATGGTCCTTGATAAAGAGACAGGTGATGTGAATCATACGCAATTTAAGCATATTAAAGAATTCTTGAAACCTGGAGATTGCCTCGTTCTAAACGATACAAAGGTATTGCCGGCCAGGTTGCACGGCGAGAAGAAGGATACAGGTGCTCATATAGAGCTTCTTCTTTTGAAGCAAATTAAAGGGGACGTATGGGAAACGCTTGCCAAACCAGCGAAACGTATTCGCGTTGGAACAGAGGTTGTGTTTGGTGACGGCCAGCTTACAGCTGTTTGTGTAAAAGAGATGGAGCATGGCGGCAGGGAATTTGAATTTAAATATGACGGAATCTTTTATGAAGTATTAGAGGAACTTGGCGAAATGCCTTTGCCTCCGTATATTAAAGAGCGGTTATCGGACAAAGACCGCTATCAAACTGTATATGCACGGGAAGAAGGTTCAGCAGCTGCCCCTACAGCCGGACTGCATTTTACGGAAGAACTGCTTGCAGAGATTAAAGAAATGGGTGTACATTTAGCTTTTATCACGCTTCATGTTGGACTTGGAACCTTCCGACCTGTCTCATCCGATACAATTGAAGGGCATGATATGCATTCTGAGTTTTATCAAATGAATGCTGAAACAGCTCAGCTATTAAATCGGGTTAGAGCAGAGGGTGGTAATATATTCTCGGTGGGAACTACCTCCACACGTACTCTTGAAACGATTGCCCGCGATCACAATGGAAGCTTTGCTGAGGCAAGTGGATGGACTAATATTTTTATCTATCCTGGATTTGAATTTAAAGCTATTGATGGAATGATTACGAATTTCCATCTTCCTAAGTCCACGTTGATTATGTTGATTAGCGCTCTTGCTGGGCGTGAACATGTATTAAATGCATATAATACTGCCGTTCGTGAAAAATATAGATTTTTCAGCTTTGGCGACGCAATGTTTATTAAGTAA
- a CDS encoding DUF2905 domain-containing protein: MNHLPKTIMMIGVAIFVVGFLMQFIKIGRLPGDILLKKGNTTFYFPIMTSIIVSILLSVFFYIISRFK; this comes from the coding sequence ATGAATCATTTACCAAAAACGATTATGATGATAGGTGTGGCCATTTTTGTGGTTGGTTTTTTAATGCAATTCATTAAAATTGGACGGCTTCCGGGTGATATTTTATTAAAAAAAGGAAATACTACATTTTATTTTCCTATTATGACGTCTATTATTGTCAGTATCTTATTATCAGTATTTTTTTATATCATCAGCCGTTTTAAATGA
- the ruvB gene encoding Holliday junction branch migration DNA helicase RuvB encodes MEERIMDLHAQNQDETFEYSLRPHSLEQYIGQDKVKENLRVFIEAAKMREEALDHVLLYGPPGLGKTTLATIIANEMGVEIRTTSGPAIERPGDLAAILSSLQPGEVLFIDEIHRLPKSVEEVLYPAMEDFCLDIVIGKGPGARSVRLDLPPFTLVGATTRAGALSAPLRDRFGVISRLEYYTESQLREIVTRTAQVLDTAIEESAASEIARRSRGTPRIANRLLRRVRDFAQVRGDGDIQFGLADYALELMQVDKVGLDQIDRKLLLGIIEKFKGGPVGLDTIAATIGEESGTIEDVYEPYLMQIGFMQRTPRGRIVTEHVYRHFNLEVPNS; translated from the coding sequence TTGGAAGAGCGAATCATGGACCTGCATGCACAAAATCAGGATGAGACGTTTGAATATAGTCTGAGACCCCATTCACTTGAACAATATATTGGGCAGGATAAAGTAAAAGAGAATTTGCGTGTATTTATTGAAGCAGCCAAAATGAGAGAAGAGGCGCTTGACCATGTGCTGCTGTATGGCCCACCGGGACTTGGTAAAACGACATTGGCCACAATCATTGCGAATGAAATGGGAGTGGAAATTCGGACTACATCTGGACCTGCTATTGAACGCCCTGGCGATTTAGCTGCTATCTTAAGTTCTCTTCAGCCTGGTGAGGTTTTATTTATTGATGAAATCCATCGACTGCCAAAATCTGTTGAGGAGGTATTGTATCCAGCGATGGAGGATTTTTGCCTCGATATCGTAATCGGTAAAGGACCGGGAGCGCGTTCTGTTCGATTGGATTTGCCTCCTTTCACCCTTGTGGGAGCCACAACAAGAGCAGGTGCTTTATCAGCACCATTACGTGACCGTTTCGGTGTCATATCCAGGTTGGAGTATTATACTGAGTCACAGCTGCGGGAAATTGTGACACGTACAGCCCAGGTACTGGATACGGCTATTGAGGAATCAGCGGCGAGCGAAATTGCCCGCAGGTCCAGGGGCACGCCAAGGATTGCAAATAGATTGCTTAGAAGAGTGCGTGACTTTGCACAGGTACGTGGCGACGGAGATATTCAGTTTGGTTTAGCTGATTATGCTTTGGAATTAATGCAGGTTGATAAGGTTGGACTTGACCAGATTGATAGAAAGTTATTGCTTGGAATTATAGAGAAGTTTAAAGGCGGACCTGTAGGGCTGGATACGATTGCAGCTACAATTGGGGAAGAATCCGGAACGATAGAGGATGTGTATGAGCCCTATTTGATGCAGATTGGATTTATGCAGCGTACCCCTCGCGGCCGGATTGTGACTGAACATGTGTATCGCCATTTCAATTTGGAAGTGCCAAATTCATGA
- the ruvA gene encoding Holliday junction branch migration protein RuvA yields the protein MYDFIKGRIDYVCPEYIVVENNGIGYLIHAPNPFVFSGTNEEKKIYVHHYVREDLQALYGFSSREEKKLFIKLLNVTGIGPKGALAVLASGRVDQVVEAIESEDEKFLVKFPGIGKKTARQMILDLKGKLEDVSPDAFPDLFQTADGKELSYSTKNIALEEALLALQALGYSEKEVKKLVPKLEKEEKTTEEYIKGALQLMLK from the coding sequence TTGTACGATTTTATAAAAGGTCGGATAGACTATGTCTGTCCTGAATATATAGTAGTCGAGAATAACGGGATTGGTTATTTAATTCATGCGCCAAATCCATTTGTATTTTCCGGAACGAACGAGGAAAAGAAAATATACGTACATCACTATGTACGTGAAGACTTACAGGCACTGTACGGTTTTAGTTCAAGAGAAGAAAAGAAACTGTTTATAAAATTATTAAATGTCACAGGTATCGGGCCAAAAGGTGCGCTTGCTGTACTCGCGAGTGGAAGAGTCGATCAGGTTGTGGAAGCCATTGAATCTGAGGATGAGAAGTTTCTTGTTAAATTTCCGGGCATTGGAAAGAAAACCGCAAGACAAATGATCCTTGACCTAAAAGGGAAGCTTGAAGATGTTTCTCCAGATGCATTCCCTGATTTATTCCAAACAGCAGATGGAAAAGAATTGAGCTACTCCACCAAGAATATTGCATTGGAAGAAGCATTGCTTGCTTTGCAGGCACTTGGTTACTCCGAGAAAGAAGTTAAGAAATTGGTGCCGAAGCTTGAAAAAGAGGAGAAAACAACGGAAGAATATATAAAAGGTGCATTACAGCTTATGTTGAAATAG
- a CDS encoding intercompartmental signaling factor BofC, with protein sequence MNGRYFFLVACLFCLIVIPGMNDHVGVAVRNDAGQDSPVLGIAPIQRTVILQRVYLDGEMSEEKIEETIISMDDFWRKYDKWLLVDQNDQQLVFQTYVDDISPLLKGNGYFGIKSDGTITIFNGKPARDQIIQSFYQIDLKKLESTEKSELQNGVRIVNKERYLKFLEVYKSYSTPTSKTLQ encoded by the coding sequence ATGAATGGACGGTACTTTTTCCTGGTGGCTTGTTTGTTTTGTTTAATAGTCATTCCAGGTATGAATGATCACGTAGGTGTTGCGGTTAGAAACGATGCCGGTCAGGATAGTCCGGTCCTTGGAATTGCTCCAATCCAGCGAACAGTCATTCTTCAGCGAGTATATTTGGATGGAGAGATGAGTGAAGAAAAAATCGAGGAAACGATTATTTCCATGGATGATTTTTGGAGAAAATATGATAAGTGGCTATTGGTGGACCAAAACGATCAGCAGCTTGTATTCCAAACGTATGTTGATGATATTTCTCCCTTATTAAAGGGAAATGGGTATTTTGGGATTAAATCTGATGGAACGATTACTATTTTTAACGGCAAGCCTGCCAGGGATCAAATCATTCAATCTTTCTATCAAATTGATTTAAAGAAGCTGGAATCCACTGAAAAATCTGAATTGCAGAATGGTGTTAGAATCGTAAATAAAGAAAGATATCTTAAGTTCTTGGAAGTTTATAAATCTTATTCAACACCGACGTCTAAAACGCTTCAATAA
- a CDS encoding metallophosphoesterase family protein, translating to MNILSVADIHGNRNIYKHIIEVIREKDVDVLILPGDLYPKPFSVTFEMFKAIQEESAQEISSLFKHLDIPIYYVLGNDDWVDSEIKSGINLHGKVVEHMGIHFTGFEYIKETPFFTNRELSEDQLKIAFRKQINTLQLKSKEPLVIVAHTPLFEKQDRITGGERVGSQSLRMEIENLNPFIYLGGHIHEDFGADKLGDTYVFNCACSHEIDLLRGYVIRIKEGQVTYEDVIR from the coding sequence ATGAATATACTTTCGGTCGCTGATATACACGGTAACAGAAACATCTATAAACATATCATAGAAGTCATAAGAGAAAAAGATGTTGATGTGTTAATTCTCCCGGGTGACTTATATCCAAAACCATTTAGTGTCACTTTTGAGATGTTTAAAGCAATCCAGGAGGAATCTGCCCAAGAAATCTCGAGTCTTTTTAAACATTTGGATATTCCAATATATTATGTGTTAGGAAACGATGACTGGGTAGACTCGGAAATAAAGAGCGGCATAAATTTACACGGTAAAGTCGTTGAGCATATGGGTATTCACTTTACGGGCTTTGAATATATCAAGGAAACACCTTTTTTCACAAATCGAGAGCTTTCTGAGGATCAACTGAAAATAGCATTTCGTAAGCAAATAAACACCTTACAACTAAAAAGTAAAGAACCGTTGGTTATCGTGGCTCATACTCCGCTATTCGAGAAACAGGACAGAATAACAGGAGGGGAGCGAGTGGGAAGCCAGTCGTTACGCATGGAGATAGAGAACCTGAACCCCTTCATTTATTTAGGTGGTCATATTCATGAAGATTTTGGAGCGGATAAATTAGGTGACACCTATGTATTTAATTGCGCTTGCTCTCATGAAATAGATTTGTTAAGAGGTTATGTAATTAGAATAAAAGAAGGTCAAGTAACTTACGAAGATGTCATTCGGTAA
- a CDS encoding phosphotransferase, with amino-acid sequence MMREQEGGSLKDCLLAYLSQQNIVVYEMKAIKPRLIKVSTNKGIFIAKQFVNQKRLLMQLEFLKKLRKAGFNGAYVFSDEIKPFECKGKSIGFIEYLTKHPRSFTYENYSERLEGLTLLNKMHEASATIINDLTVEKHTFSQVSKWRERLGEFTSNRNMLNRVIPDSMLTEYLRMGEWALDKLGSYELEEVDEDPVIIHGDLAHHNFFRKDDGELLLIDFDLMAEALPMIDYLQYANRLLIFNNCSLKEILTFPQFKKYRDNPFFLIGLSFPTDIYREWNRICRDQLWSSNRRLDSLWDITVEDLPKRIYFFRELKSKIGLL; translated from the coding sequence ATGATGAGGGAGCAGGAGGGAGGCAGTCTAAAAGACTGCCTCCTTGCTTATTTAAGTCAACAAAATATCGTAGTTTATGAGATGAAAGCTATCAAACCAAGATTGATTAAGGTTAGTACAAATAAGGGTATATTTATCGCCAAACAATTTGTAAATCAAAAAAGATTACTCATGCAACTCGAATTTTTAAAAAAGCTGCGAAAAGCAGGGTTCAATGGAGCTTATGTGTTTTCCGATGAAATTAAACCGTTTGAATGCAAAGGTAAATCAATCGGTTTTATAGAATATTTAACGAAGCATCCAAGAAGCTTTACGTATGAAAATTATTCGGAGCGATTAGAAGGTTTGACATTGTTAAATAAGATGCATGAGGCCTCTGCTACGATCATCAATGATTTGACAGTGGAAAAACACACTTTTTCACAAGTGTCAAAATGGAGAGAACGATTAGGAGAATTTACATCTAATAGGAATATGCTCAACAGAGTTATTCCCGACTCGATGCTGACCGAGTATTTAAGAATGGGAGAATGGGCATTGGATAAGCTGGGTTCATACGAGCTTGAGGAAGTGGATGAAGATCCTGTTATCATTCACGGCGACCTGGCACATCACAATTTTTTTAGAAAAGATGATGGTGAGCTTCTCCTTATTGATTTTGATTTGATGGCTGAAGCACTTCCTATGATAGATTATTTACAGTATGCCAACAGATTGCTAATTTTTAATAATTGCTCATTGAAAGAGATTCTTACTTTTCCTCAGTTTAAAAAATATCGGGATAATCCTTTCTTTTTGATTGGGCTTAGTTTTCCAACAGATATTTATAGAGAATGGAATCGCATCTGCCGTGATCAATTATGGAGTTCCAACCGTCGTCTCGACTCCCTTTGGGATATTACCGTGGAAGATTTACCAAAGAGAATCTATTTTTTTAGAGAATTGAAGTCGAAGATAGGGCTTTTGTAA
- the safA gene encoding SafA/ExsA family spore coat assembly protein translates to MKIHIVQKGDTLWKIAKKYGVNFETLKKMNSQLSNPDMLMPGMKIKIPDNTSPSVKKGGNTKINFGTVKEVPISGGSSNVKESIKAETETVPSKPKEMPIVSPPPAVKEMPIQPMDIKKEKPVKEMPKMPYVAPQAIVKPVVPEIDINNYYLMNMAKMEMQTPPPMPIIKEVPKVKEKPVIKEKPIIKEKPKKMEKPMPKPQPMPMPKPQPMPQYMPEYCPPMIPYYDPCCPPVMMHPCMAYPTPYFNQSYMTGPSYHQPSFHQPYWGHGDGMEDSSSFHYGHHESSHKMGGHHGDYYPQQQGYHQGGTMSPYGQFPVQGTQGYYQHPGFGHHGYESSHYGMESSSHMMDHHYQQQQQQQQYIPFDGYIPKGCGCSDTGAQGSFYQPMNQYDQQGMSHSMGKYGQQGMSHSMGKYGQQGMSQPMGQYDQQGMSQSMGQYDQQGMSQSMGQYDQQGMSHSMGQYDQQGMSQPMGQYDQQGMSQPMGQYDQQGMSHSMGQYDQQGMGQQMGQYEQQGMSHPMYQHAAQQPFFQDSQFHQRYGG, encoded by the coding sequence GTGAAAATACACATCGTCCAAAAGGGCGACACATTATGGAAGATTGCTAAGAAATATGGAGTGAATTTTGAAACATTAAAGAAAATGAATTCACAGCTCAGCAATCCGGATATGCTGATGCCTGGCATGAAAATTAAAATACCCGATAATACGTCTCCATCTGTAAAAAAAGGAGGCAATACAAAGATTAATTTTGGAACCGTAAAGGAAGTTCCTATTTCAGGTGGGAGTTCAAATGTGAAGGAAAGTATAAAAGCAGAGACCGAGACAGTTCCGAGTAAACCGAAAGAGATGCCGATTGTGTCACCACCACCAGCAGTGAAGGAGATGCCAATACAACCGATGGATATTAAAAAAGAAAAGCCTGTTAAAGAAATGCCTAAAATGCCGTATGTCGCCCCACAGGCCATTGTAAAACCTGTTGTACCAGAAATTGATATCAACAACTATTATTTAATGAATATGGCCAAAATGGAAATGCAAACACCTCCTCCTATGCCTATTATTAAGGAGGTACCTAAAGTTAAAGAGAAGCCAGTCATAAAAGAAAAGCCAATCATAAAAGAAAAGCCGAAGAAAATGGAAAAACCAATGCCGAAGCCACAGCCCATGCCAATGCCGAAACCGCAGCCAATGCCGCAGTATATGCCGGAATATTGTCCGCCTATGATTCCATATTATGATCCATGCTGCCCGCCAGTTATGATGCATCCATGCATGGCCTATCCAACGCCTTATTTTAATCAGTCATATATGACTGGACCGTCTTATCACCAACCGTCTTTCCACCAGCCTTACTGGGGTCATGGAGACGGAATGGAAGACAGTTCAAGCTTTCACTATGGGCACCACGAATCAAGCCATAAGATGGGAGGCCACCATGGGGATTATTATCCGCAGCAGCAAGGGTATCATCAAGGCGGAACGATGTCCCCGTATGGCCAATTCCCTGTACAGGGAACACAAGGCTACTATCAACATCCAGGATTTGGGCATCATGGATATGAATCTTCCCATTATGGGATGGAATCGTCAAGCCATATGATGGATCATCATTATCAACAGCAACAGCAACAACAGCAATATATTCCGTTTGATGGGTATATACCGAAAGGCTGCGGCTGTTCTGATACAGGAGCACAGGGGTCTTTTTATCAGCCAATGAATCAATATGACCAACAAGGTATGAGTCATTCAATGGGCAAGTATGGCCAACAAGGTATGAGTCATTCAATGGGCAAGTATGGCCAACAAGGTATGAGTCAGCCAATGGGTCAGTATGACCAGCAAGGTATGAGTCAATCGATGGGTCAGTATGACCAGCAAGGTATGAGTCAATCGATGGGTCAGTATGACCAGCAAGGTATGAGTCATTCAATGGGCCAGTATGACCAACAAGGTATGAGTCAGCCAATGGGTCAGTATGACCAACAAGGTATGAGTCAGCCAATGGGTCAGTATGACCAACAAGGTATGAGTCATTCAATGGGCCAGTATGACCAACAAGGAATGGGTCAACAAATGGGTCAGTATGAACAGCAAGGCATGAGTCACCCTATGTATCAGCATGCTGCTCAACAACCGTTTTTTCAGGATTCCCAATTTCATCAAAGGTATGGGGGTTAG
- a CDS encoding transcription repressor NadR, with protein MMTQKKYTTEERRKYILSILKERHEPITGSELSIICSVSRQIIVGDITLLKARNEPIIATPSGYIYIHQIDPKLERKTRIIASFHAPEQAEEELLLLVDCGVTVKDVKVEHPMYGDLTASIMVSTRQDVRQFIANLKNTNASLLSQLTNGLHLHTIEAASEAELEQAVQALRNAGFLKE; from the coding sequence GTGATGACCCAGAAAAAATATACAACAGAAGAACGGCGTAAATATATCCTATCCATTTTAAAAGAACGTCATGAACCGATTACAGGAAGTGAGCTCTCTATTATTTGCTCAGTCAGCCGCCAAATCATAGTTGGAGATATTACCTTGCTTAAAGCACGGAATGAACCAATCATAGCCACGCCAAGTGGGTACATTTATATACATCAAATCGATCCAAAATTGGAACGGAAAACAAGGATTATTGCGAGTTTCCATGCACCTGAACAAGCAGAAGAGGAACTACTGCTTTTAGTGGACTGCGGTGTTACGGTGAAGGATGTAAAAGTGGAACATCCCATGTACGGTGACTTAACAGCATCCATTATGGTCAGCACCAGACAAGATGTCCGGCAGTTTATCGCCAATCTAAAAAATACAAATGCCTCTCTCTTGTCCCAGTTAACAAATGGTTTACATCTTCATACCATTGAAGCTGCAAGTGAAGCGGAGCTCGAGCAAGCAGTACAGGCATTAAGAAATGCAGGTTTTTTGAAAGAATAA